In Drosophila simulans strain w501 chromosome 3R, Prin_Dsim_3.1, whole genome shotgun sequence, a single window of DNA contains:
- the LOC6727382 gene encoding zinc finger protein 449 has protein sequence MEIRLNMMTLCRTCLQDGEAHMVSIFQTADDRLSGGVSLCDKIESLSGIQIRATEEEVLPTRICLRCKAFLTLAHKFRQICQRSNEFLREYVVKDAVEQEVVKEVVQRVGPSTAPPIETEHLESPEDEVLEEGVWSTDDPIEETPPEPAEKERLTVLTVQTLPAPYPASVPEPAPAPAVTAKLHVCEICGNGYPRKSTLDTHMRRHNDERPYECEICHKSFHVNYQLKRHIRQHTGAKPYTCQYCQRNFADRTSLVKHERTHRNERPYACKTCGKKFTYASVLKMHYKTHTGEKPHICQLCNKSFARIHNLVAHLQTQQHLNDPRLTAYLSTFKVGITVANA, from the exons ATGGAGATACGATTGAACATGATGACCCTGTGCAGGACTTGCCTGCAGGATGGCGAAGCCCACATGGTGTCCATTTTCCAGACGGCAGACGATAGGCTGTCCGGTGGCGTATCCCTTTGCGACAAAATCGAAAGTTTGAGTGGAATTCAG ATAAGGGCAACGGAGGAGGAAGTGCTGCCCACCAGAATCTGCCTCAGATGCAAGGCATTTCTAACGCTGGCCCACAAATTCCGACAGATTTGCCAGCGCTCCAATGAATTTCTCAGAGAATACGTGGTAAAGGATGCAGTCGAGCAAGAGGTGGTCAAGGAGGTGGTGCAACGAGTGGGTCCTTCAACTGCGCCACCAATCGAGACTGAGCATCTTGAATCACCAGAGGATGAGGTACTTGAAGAGGGAGTTTGGTCTACGGATGATCCCATAGAGGAAACGCCACCCGAACCGGCGGAAAAGGAAAGGCTCACAGTTCTAACGGTGCAAACGCTTCCTGCTCCCTATCCTGCTTCTGTCCCTGaacctgctcctgctcctgccgtCACTGCTAAATTACATGTGTGCGAGATCTGCGGCAATGGATATCCCAGGAAGAGCACGCTGGACACCCACATGCGGAGACACAACGATGAGCGGCCTTACGAGTGCGA GATCTGCCACAAGAGCTTCCACGTCAACTACCAGCTGAAGCGCCACATTCGCCAGCACACGGGAGCTAAACCATATACCTGCCAATATTGCCAACGCAACTTCGCGGATCGCACTTCCCTCGTTAAGCATGAAAG AACCCACCGAAATGAGCGTCCTTATGCCTGCAAGACCTGCGGAAAGAAGTTCACATACGCCAGTGTCCTTAAAATGCACTACAAGACGCACACAGGCGAGAAACCCCACAT ATGCCAACTCTGCAACAAAAGCTTCGCTCGCATTCACAATCTCGTGGCGCATCTGCAAACCCAACAGCATCTAAATGATCCACGACTGACTGCCTATCTAAGTACCTTCAAAGTGGGGATTACTGTAGCTaatgcttaa
- the LOC6727380 gene encoding zinc finger protein 271, whose product MKTESNEKWVVCRVCLNNPTEGDELLHDIFSETASTRLDQMLHICAGIPVSLDDNFPDKMCSKCVRCLRLCYKFRLTCQRSHQHIMDMLDREASNANAGGEGDLLSIAEDLSVESVLKSWEDYASQLDGGMKVEGEEDQQHEVITYVVDDGDADDTNMFDVHDRTQPVPSEIEEAETYAEYEEYELLTNENSPEIAQEKGSTGTDVATKESTEEEIAEDVLDSDEDYNPTHAKPEKRVQSGRKPVAYHKNSPEVEAFKKKVGRKPRNKLSAYICDVCGNTYPTQARLTEHMKFHSGVKPHECEICGRGFVQNQQLVRHMNTHTGNRPYKCNYCPAAFADRSTKTKHHRIHTKERPYECDVCCRTFTYSDNLKFHKMIHTGEKPHVCDLCGKGFVKAYKLRLHRETHNRRTAWRDEAEASTKKEDVKGETPEFLRE is encoded by the exons ATGAAAACTGAGTCCAACGAGAAGTGGGTGGTGTGCCGCGTTTGCTTGAACAATCCTACCGAGGGCGATGAGCTGCTCCACGACATATTCAGCGAAACGGCCAGCACGCGCCTGGACCAAATGCTGCATATTTGCGCAGGCATTCCA GTCAGCCTAGATGACAACTTCCCGGACAAGATGTGCAGCAAGTGCGTGCGCTGCCTGCGACTCTGCTACAAGTTCCGTCTGACATGCCAGCGATCCCATCAGCACATTATGGACATGCTGGACCGGGAGGCCAGCAATGCTAATGCCGGCGGCGAAGGGGATTTGCTTAGCATCGCGGAGGACCTTTCGGTGGAGAGCGTGCTGAAGTCATGGGAGGACTACGCCAGTCAGCTGGATGGTGGCATGAAAGTGGAGGGCGAGGAGGATCAGCAACATGAGGTTATCACCTATGTCGTGGATGATGGTGACGCTGACGATACCAATATGTTCGATGTGCACGATCGCACGCAGCCGGTGCCGTCTGAGATCGAGGAGGCTGAAACCTATGCTGAATACGAGGAATACGAACTGCTCACCAACGAAAACTCGCCGGAAATCGCACAGGAAAAGGGATCCACCGGCACAGATGTTGCCACAAAAGAATCGACCGAAGAAGAAATTGCTGAAGATGTACTCGACTCTGACGAAGACTATAACCCAACTCATGCTAAGCCGGAAAAACGCGTCCAATCGGGCAGGAAGCCAGTTGCATACCACAAGAATAGCCCAGAAGTCGAAGCCTTCAAAAAGAAGGTGGGCAGGAAGCCGCGCAACAAGCTGAGCGCATACATCTGCGATGTATGCGGAAATACCTATCCGACTCAGGCGCGTCTCACCGAGCACATGAAATTCCATTCTGGCGTTAAACCACACGAGTGCGA GATCTGCGGAAGAGGCTTTGTGCAGAATCAACAGCTGGTGCGGCACATGAACACGCACACGGGGAACCGACCATACAAGTGCAACTACTGTCCAGCTGCCTTCGCAGATCGATCCACGAAAACCAAACATCATAG AATTCACACCAAGGAGCGTCCTTACGAGTGCGACGTTTGTTGCAGAACGTTTACCTACTCGGACAATCTGAAGTTCCACAAGATGATTCACACGGGGGAGAAGCCGCATGT TTGCGATCTTTGCGGCAAGGGATTTGTGAAGGCCTACAAATTGCGTTTGCATCGGGAAACGCATAATAGACGTACCGCCTGGAGAGATGAGGCAGAAGCGAGCACCAAAAAAGAAGATGTCAAGGGGGAAACGCCGGAGTTTCTCAGAGAGTGA
- the LOC6727381 gene encoding zinc finger protein 184, which translates to MHTNVDNRDLKCRICLVQPKDESLMPTEPDFPDQIKRCTGVELSESPDWPNSICTSCALLLRAALKLRSLCQQTEKELKEQKLQEINIEVVNDEQETTKNKSESRDLSKNEATGSDSELEYEYLESYDVTLESSEDVACSADELVSIEPAISAPEESVCSLSPKPVTFEDEDSGQAASFSCSICNNVYSERVKLTNHMKVHSAEKPHECEICHKRFRQTPQLARHMNTHTGNRPYKCDYCDSRFADPSTRIKHQRVHTNERPYKCEFCSRSFGYSNVLRVHLKTHTGERPFSCQFCQKSFSQLHHKNTHEKSHKRTKGMKKCQ; encoded by the exons ATGCATACCAACGTGGATAACAGGGACCTAAAGTGTCGCATCTGCTTGGTGCAGCCTAAGGATGAGTCTCTCATGCCCACGGAGCCAGATTTTCCAGATCAAATCAAACGATGCACTGGAGTTGAA TTGAGCGAGAGTCCCGACTGGCCCAATAGCATCTGCACCAGCTGCGCCCTGTTGCTCAGAGCGGCCCTCAAACTAAGATCTCTTTGCCAGCAGACGGAGAAGGAGCTGAAGGAGCAGAAGCTGCAGGAGATTAACATTGAGGTTGTTAACGATGAGCAGGAGACGACCAAGAATAAAAGTGAATCAAGAGACCTGTCCAAGAATGAGGCTACCGGTAGCGACAGCGAGTTGGAGTACGAGTACCTAGAGTCATACGATGTAACGCTGGAGAGCAGCGAGGATGTGGCCTGTAGTGCCGATGAATTGGTCAGCATAGAGCCTGCCATCTCCGCTCCAGAGGAATCTGTCTGTTCACTCAGTCCCAAACCGGTAACTTTTGAGGACGAGGACTCCGGACAGGCTGCTTCCTTTAGCTGCAGCATATGCAACAATGTCTACTCAGAGCGCGTAAAGTTGACCAACCACATGAAAGTCCACAGTGCGGAGAAGCCACACGAATGCGA AATCTGCCACAAACGTTTCCGACAGACTCCGCAGCTGGCGAGGCACATGAACACGCACACCGGTAATCGCCCCTACAAATGTGACTACTGCGACTCCAGGTTCGCCGATCCCTCCACTCGCATTAAGCATCAGAG GGTCCACACCAACGAACGACCGTACAAATGCGAGTTCTGCAGCAGGTCCTTCGGCTACTCCAACGTCCTCCGGGTTCATCTGAAAACCCATACGGGTGAACGACCATTTAGCTGCCAGTTCTGCCAGAAGTCCTTCTCCCAGCTGCACCACAAAAACACCCACGAAAAGTCGCACAAAAGGACGAAAGGGATGAAAAAATGTCAGTGA